The proteins below are encoded in one region of Aquisphaera giovannonii:
- a CDS encoding RNA polymerase sigma factor, translated as MATTDTDALLVRQVRAGDAEAWRQLIERFEGRLLAFVDSRLRDRSASEDVVQETFIGFLTSLPHYDEKRDMEAYLFSIAAHKLTDHLRKQGRRPIDQFGSDDHGRPLDEVPGAARAASSIARSGERRKAEERLLSDAMGQLVREWLTRGDFDRVRCLELLIVKGWANKDVAKYLSITEQAVASYKFQTIARLKEMARRAGLSLEELGGA; from the coding sequence ATGGCCACGACCGACACCGACGCCCTTCTGGTACGGCAGGTGCGCGCCGGCGACGCCGAAGCGTGGCGGCAGCTCATCGAGCGGTTCGAGGGCCGGCTGCTCGCCTTCGTGGACAGCCGGCTCCGCGACCGCTCGGCCAGCGAGGACGTCGTCCAGGAGACCTTCATCGGCTTCCTGACGAGCCTCCCGCACTACGACGAGAAGCGGGACATGGAGGCCTACCTCTTCTCGATCGCCGCCCACAAGCTGACCGACCACCTCCGCAAGCAGGGCCGCCGCCCCATCGACCAGTTCGGCTCCGACGACCACGGGCGGCCCCTCGACGAGGTCCCCGGCGCCGCCCGGGCCGCGTCCAGCATCGCCCGCAGCGGCGAGCGCCGGAAGGCCGAGGAAAGGCTCCTGTCCGACGCCATGGGCCAGCTCGTCCGCGAGTGGCTGACGCGAGGGGACTTCGACCGCGTCCGCTGCCTGGAGCTCCTCATCGTCAAGGGCTGGGCCAACAAGGACGTGGCCAAATACCTGAGCATCACCGAGCAGGCCGTCGCCAGCTACAAGTTCCAGACGATCGCACGCCTCAAGGAGATGGCCCGCCGCGCCGGGCTGAGCCTCGAGGAGCTGGGAGGAGCCTGA